The DNA region CGTACTACGGCAGAACGTCACAGGTCATCTCAGGTCTCTCGGCCGGCGACCACCGGGTCGAGGTCACCCTCGAAGGCTACGATACCTGGAAGAGCAGCGCACGCGTGAGGGCCGGCCAGGTCACGGACGTCTATGCCTCCCTGACACACAAGCCGACGCTCGGTTCGATCTATGTCTCGTCCGGTCCCTCGGGCGCGAACATCTACCTTGACGGCGTGTACAAGGGAACGAGCCCGCGGACCCTCTCCGGCATTGCCGAGGGCAGGCACTATGTCGACGTCGAACTTGCCGGCTACCAGGAATGGAGCGGACCGGTGAATGTCGTCGCTAACCAGCAGGCCCACATCTCAGTGAGCCTCACGCCTGAATCAAAGCCTGTCTATGGCACCATCGCGGTCTACTCAGATCCCATCGGGGCCTACATCTACCTGGACGACGCCTACCAGGGCCGCACCTCCCCTGAGGGCTTCGTGATCATCGGCGTCTCACCGGGCGCCCACACCGTGAACCTCAAGCTTGACGGGTACAAAGACGCGGCCACCTCGGTAAACGTGAACTCGGGCCAGCAGTCGTCGGTGCGTTCGACCCTCCAGACCCCGGGGGCCAACACAGGCTCGATGGAGGTCACCTCTGACCCGGCAGGGGCAGAGATC from Methanofollis sp. includes:
- a CDS encoding PEGA domain-containing protein; this encodes MITKRVIAWGAVLMAMLILVMPVAAIGGNEAWVQVRCNVEGASIYFDGDYKGQIAGGELNVPVYTTGTPYHTAKAVMDGYYTSSTSIGSYPAAGETTTVYITLNPTPTPAPATTGTLSVTSSPSGAKVYVDGSYYGRTSQVISGLSAGDHRVEVTLEGYDTWKSSARVRAGQVTDVYASLTHKPTLGSIYVSSGPSGANIYLDGVYKGTSPRTLSGIAEGRHYVDVELAGYQEWSGPVNVVANQQAHISVSLTPESKPVYGTIAVYSDPIGAYIYLDDAYQGRTSPEGFVIIGVSPGAHTVNLKLDGYKDAATSVNVNSGQQSSVRSTLQTPGANTGSMEVTSDPAGAEIYLNNAYKGVTPVTLNDLAPGSYTVALKLNGYVDWTTTATVNTGATTPISAQFVAVPPTTQKSPGMVVPALGALAILG